GGCGCAGGAACGCGATCTGCGAAATAGCTTCCGATGGTGACGATGCGACCGCCCTTGGCAAGGTGGGCGAGGGCTGCCTTGCTTGCAATGATTGGCGCGCGCACGTTGACGTTCAGCAGCGCGTCGATGTCGATGAGCGAGATGTCCTTGAGCCCGGCCAATCGAAGAATTCCTGCGTTGTTGACGAGGACGTCAAGCCCGCCCAGTTCGGCGACCGTCTTGTCGACCGAGGCCTGAACGGCGGCAACATCGGCGCTGTCGGCCTGGATCGCCACGGCTCTGCGCCCCTTCGCCTGTATGGCGCTGACGACCTCCGCGGCACTTTCCGCGGACTTCTCATAAGTGATCGCCACATCCGCGCCTTCAGCGGCGAGCGCCTTTGCGATCGCCGCGCCGATACCTCTGCTTGCTCCCGTCACCAGAGCCCGTTTTCCCGTCAGTGCCATTGTAATCTCCATTTCTGTAATGATCGACACAGAAGTAATTGGCTACTTGATCGACGGCTTCAACTCACTTATGTGTTATTCATTACAGAAAGAACGGTGATGGCGGTTATCGGACGGCCAAGGGGATTTGATCGCGACGCGGCGCTCGAGGCCGCCATGTTCCTGTTTTGGCGCAAGGGCTTCGAGGCAACTTCGATGAACGACCTGTGCGATGCGATGGGCGTCCGCTCGCCAAGCCTCTATGCGGCCTTCGGCAGCAAGGAGGCGCTCTATCTCGAAGCGGTCGAGCGTTACGTCCAGACCCAGGGACCGCCGATCTGGAGCAAGCTTGCGGAAGGCGCGACGGCTCGCGCCGGCATTGAGAACATGCTGATCGCAGCGACCGAGAACCTGCCGAAGTCCCGGGCCAAACCGGCGGGCTGCATGGCCGCGCTGGCGGCCGTCGGCGACGAATGGCCGGCCGCGATCGCCCGCGTCATGAAGAAGGTGCGGCTGGAAATGCTGGGCACGTTACGCTCGCGGCTGGAAACTGCAGTGGCCAACGGAGAACTGCTCGCCGCGACTGATATCGATGGCCTGAGCCGGTTCTATCTGAGCGTCTACCAGGGAATGGCGATTCAGGCGCGGGACGGCGCCACACAGGCGGAGTTGAGAGGCGTAGCCGCAGCGGCCATGGCGGCTTGGCCGGGCGACGGCTAGAGGTAGCAAGCGCAACCCGGATGAGCGCAGCGACATCCGGGGTTGTGGTTTTTCCGCGCAAGTCGCTGCGCTCATGCGGGCTGCTTGCTTCTCTTGTGAGTCATTTTCAACCGATCAGCCGGTTCCGGCTCATGTCTGCTTCGCCCCCCGTAAGCGGCGGAAAAGCGGACATTCCAATGTCGACGCGAAGGGCCACAAAGCTGACGTATCGCAACCGTCCGAAAAGAGCACTCAGATCGTCTGAACGTGCGGCCTTACCTCCGCTGAATATTGATGATTACGCAATTTGGACCTTGCCACATCCCGCTATTCAAGCATTTGTTTTTCCATCCGATGCAGGAGTTGGCATCCAGATCGACCATCTTGCTTCGGAGGGTATCATTCGGCGCGACGGGGCTGTTGAAATAGGCAACGCACGCGGCAGCAAGTTCTGAGCATGTTGAAAGTGGCG
This portion of the Bradyrhizobium sp. AZCC 2262 genome encodes:
- a CDS encoding SDR family oxidoreductase codes for the protein MALTGKRALVTGASRGIGAAIAKALAAEGADVAITYEKSAESAAEVVSAIQAKGRRAVAIQADSADVAAVQASVDKTVAELGGLDVLVNNAGILRLAGLKDISLIDIDALLNVNVRAPIIASKAALAHLAKGGRIVTIGSYFADRVPAPVLGVYAASKSALAAFTKALARELGAREVTVNLVQPGSIDTDMNPAHGPVADTLRQFMALGRYGRADDIANAVAFLASAKAQYITGSTLTVDGGANA
- a CDS encoding TetR/AcrR family transcriptional regulator, with translation MAVIGRPRGFDRDAALEAAMFLFWRKGFEATSMNDLCDAMGVRSPSLYAAFGSKEALYLEAVERYVQTQGPPIWSKLAEGATARAGIENMLIAATENLPKSRAKPAGCMAALAAVGDEWPAAIARVMKKVRLEMLGTLRSRLETAVANGELLAATDIDGLSRFYLSVYQGMAIQARDGATQAELRGVAAAAMAAWPGDG